The Anaerolineae bacterium DNA window TTTCCCCTGCTCCATGACGTAGCCGCGATCGGTGATGCGCAGGGTGCTGGGGACGTTCTGCTCCACCAACAGGATGGTGACGCCCTCTTTCTGCAGGGTTTGGAGCGCCTCAAAGACGGTGACCACCACCTGCGGTGCCAATCCCAGTGACGGCTCGTCCACCAGCAGGAGCTTGGGCATGGACATCATGCCGCGGGCGATGGCCAGCATCTTGCGTTCTCCGCCGCTCATAGTGCCGGCCAACTGCCGCTCGCGCTCCTTCAGCCGGGGGAAGAGGCTGTAGACAAAGTCCAGCGCCTGCAGTTGCTTTTTCTTGTCCAGCACCCGATATGCTCCCAGCAGGAGGTTCTCGCGCACCGACATGTTGGTGAAGAGGTTCAGCGATTCGGAGACGAAGCTGATGCCCATCTGGCTGATCTGATACGCCGGCGTTTTGGCGATGGATTGGCCCTCAAAGCGGATGTCGCCGGCGGTCGGCTTCAAAAAGCCGGCGATGGTGCGCAAGGTGGTGGTCTTGCCGGCGCCGTTGGCGCCCAGCAGACACACGAATTCCCCTTTCTCCACCTTCAGGGACACATCCCACAGCACCTGCAGGAAGCCGTATCCCGCATTGATATGTTCCACTTCCAGTAATGCCGCCATCCTCTATGCTCCTTCATGCCAGATAC harbors:
- a CDS encoding ABC transporter ATP-binding protein — encoded protein: MAALLEVEHINAGYGFLQVLWDVSLKVEKGEFVCLLGANGAGKTTTLRTIAGFLKPTAGDIRFEGQSIAKTPAYQISQMGISFVSESLNLFTNMSVRENLLLGAYRVLDKKKQLQALDFVYSLFPRLKERERQLAGTMSGGERKMLAIARGMMSMPKLLLVDEPSLGLAPQVVVTVFEALQTLQKEGVTILLVEQNVPSTLRITDRGYVMEQGKIVLEGPSKELMNNEHVRVAYMGI